The Beijerinckiaceae bacterium genome has a window encoding:
- a CDS encoding two-component sensor histidine kinase, with product MTNVAAELTAHRRVGDSANAAQRRAAVLDATQKLPLFSAQNRSGCDVELLRLYARARRSSVPAMAALAAIVAIVATTRVSLESVAIWLALDVAAISLSYRYAGKFLNADETALDTSRWRYKFFFAETCQGLVWAVLIALINDSGDPTSPTIGLVLLLLVATMNATVTAPIPFVMTGALTPMTLVILGFLQPASLAGGAPPLFILACGTQLYFMFLASKLHAASREGLSFQTEKDQLIAELEQAKANSDLARRRAESANLAKSRFLATMSHELRTPLNAILGFSEVMKGELFGSHAIPSYKEYSNDIHASGQHLLMLINEILDLSRIEAGRFDLKEEAVALDHIVEDCRHLLGLRAKKRRITIEESVEPNLPHIWADERALRQVSLNLLSNAIKFTPQGGLIKIRIGWTSNGGQYVAVRDSGPGIPEEEIPIVMSSFGRGTLAQKNADEGSGLGLPIVKGLVELHGGTFTLKSKPREGTEVVVILPPERVMDAVPVSGVRGDGRRKGARRLQPGTTTAA from the coding sequence ATGACAAATGTCGCCGCAGAATTGACCGCGCACAGGCGGGTTGGCGATTCAGCGAATGCCGCACAGCGCAGGGCCGCGGTGTTAGATGCGACGCAAAAACTGCCCCTCTTCTCCGCCCAAAATCGATCTGGCTGCGATGTGGAATTGCTGCGCCTCTATGCAAGAGCACGAAGATCCTCGGTTCCTGCCATGGCCGCGCTTGCCGCCATCGTCGCGATTGTTGCCACGACCAGGGTCTCGCTCGAGTCCGTCGCGATCTGGCTCGCCCTCGATGTCGCCGCCATCAGCCTGTCCTACCGATACGCCGGAAAATTTCTGAATGCCGACGAGACCGCGCTCGATACAAGCCGCTGGCGTTACAAGTTCTTCTTCGCCGAAACCTGTCAGGGCCTTGTCTGGGCGGTTCTCATAGCGCTCATCAATGACTCGGGTGATCCCACCTCGCCAACGATCGGTTTGGTTTTGCTTTTGTTGGTCGCAACAATGAATGCGACCGTCACGGCGCCGATCCCTTTCGTCATGACCGGCGCATTGACGCCGATGACCCTCGTCATTCTCGGTTTCCTCCAGCCTGCGAGCCTTGCCGGCGGAGCCCCGCCGCTGTTTATTCTCGCTTGCGGGACGCAGCTTTACTTCATGTTCCTCGCCAGCAAGCTGCATGCGGCTTCGCGCGAAGGCCTGTCGTTTCAAACCGAAAAAGACCAATTGATCGCCGAGCTCGAACAGGCTAAGGCGAACAGCGATCTCGCGAGGCGGCGCGCCGAGTCCGCCAACCTCGCCAAGTCCCGCTTCCTGGCGACGATGAGCCATGAATTGCGGACTCCCCTCAATGCGATCCTCGGCTTTTCCGAAGTGATGAAAGGCGAGCTGTTCGGATCGCATGCAATCCCGTCCTATAAGGAATATTCAAACGACATTCATGCAAGCGGCCAGCATCTCCTGATGCTGATTAATGAAATTCTCGATCTCTCAAGGATTGAAGCGGGTCGTTTCGATCTCAAGGAAGAAGCGGTCGCGCTCGATCATATCGTTGAGGATTGCCGGCATCTGCTGGGCTTGCGCGCGAAGAAACGCCGGATCACGATTGAAGAATCCGTCGAACCCAATTTGCCTCATATTTGGGCCGATGAGCGCGCGCTTCGTCAGGTCAGTTTGAACCTCTTGTCCAACGCGATCAAATTTACCCCGCAAGGCGGACTGATCAAAATCAGAATTGGCTGGACTTCAAATGGCGGCCAATATGTCGCCGTGCGCGACAGCGGTCCCGGCATTCCCGAAGAAGAAATCCCGATCGTCATGTCATCCTTCGGCCGGGGCACGCTCGCGCAAAAAAATGCCGACGAAGGATCGGGGCTCGGCCTGCCGATCGTCAAAGGCCTTGTCGAACTGCACGGCGGAACCTTCACTTTGAAATCGAAGCCACGCGAAGGCACCGAAGTTGTCGTTATCCTTCCGCCGGAACGGGTGATGGACGCGGTGCCGGTGAGCGGAGTTCGGGGCGATGGGAGGCGCAAAGGCGCACGCCGGCTGCAACCTGGGACGACGACCGCCGCCTAG